The Plasmodium gaboni strain SY75 chromosome 3, whole genome shotgun sequence genome includes the window atgaacaaaatggataatatgaattatatgaataaaataaattcGGGTGTTGTTGACACATATGAAGAGAACAtgaattataaatatgacaagaataaatcatatgtgtttaatgaagaagaaacgtatgaaaatatgagtaataaaaatatgaacaatattatgaaaaatcCTGGTGTAGAAGAGAATTTTAAATATCATATGGACGACATGGATAATgcaaataatataataaatgcGGTAAATTCAGGAGATGTTCAAGACAATATTATgtataagaataataattctaGCAATACCTTAAACAGTGTTCtagaaaatatagataaagCTGAACAACAAATAGTCAAGAAccatttaaaaaattcgTTGGTACATAATGAATATGTAGCTAAAAGAATGAgttctttattattaaatcCACAAAACGTAGTTGACAAGGAGccatataataatataagaaaggcatatgaaaaaaatggaGTAATGAATAGAGAtgaacaaaaatattttaatgaCGATATATCATTAAACAAATATAGTTCTACGTATGGacagaaaaaaaacttTACTACAGATACTAATAATAGTAGTAGTTTTATATTAAGTTCAATTCACAAGCCTAATATGGTCGATGAATCATCATATAGTATAatgaataattatgaaaataaaaagtttCCTGTTCAATCAAGAAATATGAATACAAGagaaaattatttacataatcAGAATTCAAATCATCATTCGACAGAACGAAACCACAACATAAATAGTAATATGATtaatcataataatcatattaGTAATACGACACCATTAAACTTTGATAACATGAGTAATTATTCGAGAAATGTCGCAAAATCAGTTGAATctaatatgaatatatacacaaataaatattcgAGGGCACTAGACATAAACGATTTAAATAGTAACAATACCAGTAGGAATTATGTAAATAGTTCAAATAGTTTAAAGAGCGATCTCACTATGATGAGAGATAACTATGCAAAAATGTTAGAAAGATCCAAATCATTGACATCTCATTTGCATATGGCCCCAATTATGCATAATAAATACTTGAAAGCAAATATGTAAGgatatacatatatgtatatgtatatgtatatatgtatatgtatatatgtatatgtatatatgtatatgtatatatgtatatatatatatatatatatatattttatgtggaggattaattttttggcgatttttttttttttttttttttattgttcATCCTTATCCATGGGACACACATATGTActatgatatatatatatatttatatttatatatttatttattcatttatttattttattttttatttatttttttggtaaattaaatgattaaaaatataatttggattataatttattcaagaaattttatatattctataaGGATATGTACTTATGTgatttataaataaaatgtttataaaCGTCATTCCTTAAATATGgacataatataaaattgttaatgtttataatatgGTTGTCTATTTTGTAAACATTTGTAACTTTTCTactattttattattttattttttgatgTGATATATTGCACGATAAATTTATCtattatagaaaatatacatatatatatattttttttttttgttacatttgaaatatgtaattcttttatatttctattGAATTAACtaatataaaattgttTATAGATAACTAGCCAAattattaaagaaaaaaaaaaaaaaaaaaaaaaaatagcttgtttgaaaaaattatgaacgttcataatatttttccCACTTTGGTAATATGTTCAGAATATTTCATGtaacattttaatatattaaataaagtatataaataaataaatatatatattataatatacttataaatatatacatatatatatatttttttttttcataaataatattatatgtaaatatataagatatatttacatataaaagatttgaatatatatttcataaaaataagtaTGATGATGAACCCTAACTTGGGAAAACCAGACGACGATTTGGCTGTTTATGATTATACAGACATTTCAATGAATGTGTGTCTTATgaaatatgaatatatatttgatcCTTGGACAAATGATTCAAGgtatttatattctaaTGAAAATATGCAAAATGAAATAGAAGCCTTAAATGAGTTAATGAAATCTAAAGTATCCCTgtaatgaaaaaaatataaatatatatatgaatgtTTATTACATATGTGTATATAGAATTTTAAACCGCaataatcatatttatatttttctatacTTCATTGAGAAGcacacataaaaaaaaatattggtttctttatttaaaaaaattttctttattgttatttatttatatatttattttgtttattaatatttttttttttttttttagagtttgcttattttttaacccagctttttcttatttatttatgaCTATTGGTTTTGCAGgaatatttgttttttataaaatgaagAATGACCTTTCAATAGCATTTATATTTGCATGTATCTTTTTAGTTGCATTCTCtcattatattatgtgtA containing:
- a CDS encoding hypothetical protein (conserved Plasmodium protein, unknown function); the encoded protein is MMMNPNLGKPDDDLAVYDYTDISMNVCLMKYEYIFDPWTNDSRYLYSNENMQNEIEALNELMKSKVSLTHKKKYWFLYLKKFSLLLFIYIFILFINIFFFFFRVCLFFNPAFSYLFMTIGFAGIFVFYKMKNDLSIAFIFACIFLVAFSHYIMCIICSYIITKGVINSVETRIKSLNIKYKKEKIYFKLINLSSFGLKYLKLFTLSKGQAYFTLRVIYKYCKII